The Silene latifolia isolate original U9 population unplaced genomic scaffold, ASM4854445v1 scaffold_154, whole genome shotgun sequence genome has a window encoding:
- the LOC141637871 gene encoding uncharacterized protein LOC141637871 yields the protein MKGVMHFGKRGKLSQKYIGPYEILVRVGEVAYRLALPPALARVHNIFHVSQLRKYVSDPTHVLAAETVGMDENLSYVEVAKEILEQKVRKARNNEIALVKVLWSNHNVEEATWEAEVEIEEKYPHLFA from the coding sequence ATGAAGGGAGTGATGCATTTTGGCAAGAGAggaaagctgagtcagaagtacattggcccttatgagattttagTTAGAGTTGGCGAAGTGGCTTATCGTCTTGCACTACCACCAGCTTTGGCAAGAGTTCATAATATTTTTCATGTTTCACAACtgaggaaatatgtgagtgatcctactcATGTGTTAGCAGCTGAGACAGTTGGGATGGATGAGAATTTATCTTATGTGGAAGTGGCTAAAGAGATTTTGGAACAGAAAGTGAGGAAGGCTAGAAATAATGAGATTGCTTTGGTGAAagttttatggtctaatcataatgtagaggaagctacttgggaagcTGAAGTTGAGATAGAAGAGAAGTATCCTCATTTGTTTGCTTAA